Within the Leptospira stimsonii genome, the region ATTTCTTTAATATAGGTTATACATTGATAATCTACTCCGCCCTTCGGAATGACGGCCTACTTTCATCCTTACTCAGTTTTTCCATCTTACGACCGATCGCAAGACTCAGTTATACGATATATTTATGGAATGTCGTAATCGCGGGCATTGTAGTTTCGAAAGTTCTTTCAGGAGTTCGATCTCCCGGCATCGCCGAATTTTTTATCGCCGTATTATTGGCGATTCTCTCTTGTTTTTTCGTTTCTTGGATCTTATACTTGGCGATCGAGAGACCGTTTCTGATTCTAAAGAAAAAAGTTTTGAAAGAATCCGAATCGTAAGAAGAATTCAAATCGAAACTACATCCACGCCAGATCCGTGATTCCGACATCAAGACCCATTTGAGAAAGGAGAGTTGTGATCTGACCTCGATGATGGGTTTGATGGTTGAAAATATGATCGACTAAAACCCAAGTCGGCTTTTCAAGTTCTCTCTGATAAACTATGCTGAAAAAACGGAAAGGGGCTTCAAGCCAAGTCGATTCAATTCCTGAAGCCCATTCGATGATCTTTTCATCACATTCTTTTCTCATTCGAAACAATTCACCGAAGTCCGAATAAAGATCCGAACCGGCCGTTCCTTTTGGAAGTTCCTTTCCTTGAAATCTCGCCAACCAAGACAAATCCACCCAAAGAATATGATTCAAAGTGGAATGGATCGATTTAAAATATGCGCCTCTATTTTCTTTACGCTGAAGATCGCTTAACTTCGAAGAGGTGGAATAAACTTTTTCGTTCATCCACCGATTGTATTCAGCCAAAAGTCTACAGTGTTCCGGACTTATCAAATATCCTCTCAGACGGAAATCGTCGAAAGTTTTAGAATCGATTCACCGATTCTTTGAATTCCAAGTTCGATGGTTTCGATCGAAGAATGGGAAAAATTGATTCTCATCGTATTAATTTCCGGTTTTTCGGTATAAAAAGGAATCCCTGGCACAAAGGCGACGTTATTTGCAATTGCGGCCTCGAAAAGTTTCATGGAATTCATTTCGTTTTTCAGAGTGAGCCAGAAGAACATCCCTCCCTTCGGCGAAACCCAGTCTGCTAAATCGATCATATAACGATTCAAAGATTCTTCCATACATTCTTTTTTGAATTTGTAAGAATTTCGAATCTTGTCGATTTGAAGATCCAGATCAAAACGATCGAGATACTCGCTCAATACGATCTGAGAAAAAATATTGGAATGAAGATCGCTCGCCTGTTTAGCGATTAAAAATTTGCTCTGGATTTCTTTCGGGGCACAAATCCAACCGACTCGAAACCCGGGTGAAAGAGTTTTTGAGAACGTTCCTAAACTGATCGTCCTTTCGGGATACAAAGATTGAATACTAGGAAACGCCTCCGACTCAAAACGAATTTCTCCGTAAGGATTGTCTTCGATTAGAATGCAGTTGTGCTTTCCCAGGATCTCGGCGATCCGCTCTCTTTTTTGTAAGGAAAGAGTTTTGCCTGTCGGGTTTTGAAAAGTGGGATTGGAATACAAAAATTTCGGATTCGTTTTAGAAAGAGTATTTTCTAATGCGACAAGATCCAATCCGTCGTCTTCTAAGGGAACTCCGATCAGAAACGGTTCATAGAGAGAAAACGCTTGAATCGCACCCAAATATCCCGGGCGTTCCATGAGAATCGGATCACCCGGGTTGATAAAAATTTTGCCGATCAAATCCAAAGCTTGTTGTGATCCGGTAGTAATAAGAATATTTTCCGAACTCAGGCCAGGATATTTTATGTTTTTATAATATCTTTCAAAGATTTTTTCCCGAAGTAGAGTATATCCTTCGGAAATACCGTATTGAAGCATTTGAGAACCGTATTTTTGAAACGCGGAATCCGTTGCGCTTCTTAATTCTTCCAAAGGAAACAATGCGGGATCAGGTTGTCCTCCGGCAAAGGAAATGATTTCCGGATGAGACGTCACCTTTAAGATTTCTCGAATGA harbors:
- a CDS encoding DinB family protein; this translates as MISPEHCRLLAEYNRWMNEKVYSTSSKLSDLQRKENRGAYFKSIHSTLNHILWVDLSWLARFQGKELPKGTAGSDLYSDFGELFRMRKECDEKIIEWASGIESTWLEAPFRFFSIVYQRELEKPTWVLVDHIFNHQTHHRGQITTLLSQMGLDVGITDLAWM
- a CDS encoding PLP-dependent aminotransferase family protein, whose amino-acid sequence is MNENEFLYSDRILKTNRSFIREILKVTSHPEIISFAGGQPDPALFPLEELRSATDSAFQKYGSQMLQYGISEGYTLLREKIFERYYKNIKYPGLSSENILITTGSQQALDLIGKIFINPGDPILMERPGYLGAIQAFSLYEPFLIGVPLEDDGLDLVALENTLSKTNPKFLYSNPTFQNPTGKTLSLQKRERIAEILGKHNCILIEDNPYGEIRFESEAFPSIQSLYPERTISLGTFSKTLSPGFRVGWICAPKEIQSKFLIAKQASDLHSNIFSQIVLSEYLDRFDLDLQIDKIRNSYKFKKECMEESLNRYMIDLADWVSPKGGMFFWLTLKNEMNSMKLFEAAIANNVAFVPGIPFYTEKPEINTMRINFSHSSIETIELGIQRIGESILKLSTISV